A stretch of Coccidioides posadasii str. Silveira chromosome 2, complete sequence DNA encodes these proteins:
- a CDS encoding uncharacterized protein (EggNog:ENOG410QE14~COG:T) has translation MAELSPDEKSIIKDYLLAGSLDNVCGLLQEAEAIYETRQISSDNAIDSLDQLYQNLFKHLQRPRFNHDYHCYRPLVRLVIQKAADTDIWKAVYDLIATVFRETPLASVLPLFDATPNAVLDWWLWFQDNFLLNARGVYFLVGDLGEIHDWKNICVIGELKKSSDEIQTKSMLLQLACYVQEVFITKPAHQFMHVFVVCGTNMKVWMFDCSGPYQLWSV, from the exons ATGGCGGAGCTTTCGCCAGATGAAAAATCCATCATCAAGGACTACCTTTTAGCCGGCTCACTTGATAATGTATGCGGCTTGCTGCAAGAGGCAGAGGCAATCTACGAGACACGTCAAATCTCATCTGACAATGCCATTGATAGTCTTGACCAACTCTATCAAA ATTTGTTCAAGCACCTTCAACGACCCCGCTTCAACCATGATTACCACTGCTATCGACCGCTGGTCCGGCTCGTCATCCAAAAGGCCGCTGACACCGACATCTGGAAAGCCGTCTACGACCTCATCGCCACTGTTTTTCGAGAAACCCCCCTGGCCAGCGTTCTCCCCTTGTTCGATGCTACTCCG AATGCTGTCCTTGACTGGTGGCTTTGGTTCCAGGATAACTTCCTCTTGAATGCGCGCGGTGTCTACTTCTTGGTG GGTGATTTGGGGGAGAtacatgactggaagaataTCTGTGTGATAGGTGAACTGAAGAAGTCATCAGATGAGATCCAGACAAAGAGCATGCTGCTTCAGCTTGCATGCTATGTGCAGGAAGTGTTTATCACTAAGCCAGCTCACCAGTTCATGCATGTGTTTGTGGTCTGTGGGACCAACATGAAGGTCTGGATGTTTGATTGCTCTGGGCCCTATCAGCTCTGGAGTGTTTGA
- a CDS encoding uncharacterized protein (EggNog:ENOG410PSY4~COG:S) produces the protein MAGSSRPTSITGGCVCGGIRYTIHFTPDMNWPATKNATCQCTRCRKFTGSLVPQLLTVPTANIHPPLSSQPAYKAFQTPENPAGHRMFCSSCGSSIAYQNTNRAQDTEVYLGSLDEEVLCGRKGESTKTEWGDWPERIGGLGVDICKTQRHIWVENAIPGLTDGMTGQKWLKEPPEGKPFEGCDLAGLREKCEA, from the exons ATGGCTGGTTCATCTCGCCCAACCTCAATCACAGGAGGATGTGTGTGCGGCGGAATAAGATACACGATCCACTTCACTCCTGATATGAACTGGCCCGCAACCAAG AACGCAACCTGCCAATGCACGCGATGCCGTAAATTCACTGGGAGTTTAGTACCGCAGCTCCTCACTGTCCCGACTGCAAATATTCACCCACCACTGTCTTCACAGCCCGCCTATAAGGCATTTCAAACCCCAGAAAACCCAGCTGGTCATAGAATGTTTTGCTCCAGTTGCGGAAGTTCCATCGCGTACCAAAATACCAACAGAGCACAGGACACGGAGGTGTACCTGGGCTCATTAGACGAGGAGGTTTTGTGTGGAAGGAAGGGAGAAAGCACAAAGACAGAGTGGGGGGATTGGCCAGAGCGTATTGGTGGACTGGGTGTGGATATTTGCAAGACACAGAGACATATTTGGGTTGAAAATGCTATTCCAGGACTCACAGATGGTATGACAGGCCAGAAGTGGTTAAAGGAACCACCGGAAGGAAAGCCATTTGAAGGCTGTGATTTAGCCGGACTTAGAGAGAAGTGTGAAGCTTAG
- the ALG2 gene encoding Alpha-1,3-mannosyltransferase-like protein (CAZy:GT4~EggNog:ENOG410PFGA~COG:M~TransMembrane:1 (o489-512i)~BUSCO:7177at33183) — MPSERASSSRSAKSHRKKNIIFIHPDLGIGGAERLILDAALALQSRGHRVTIYTSHRDPMHCFEEARDGTLDVRVGGNTVFPAHVGGRLHVLMAVLRQLHLVMGLVLERRRKREVGGAGRTNGDQMIAEEDDAEDDVFVVDQVPACVPLLRLFGSEVLRGSRRRGRDRILFYCHFPDQLLARRDEGGRVIRLVKGLYRWPFDWFEGWAMSAADKVVANSRFTSQVVREVFGERLRAVKVLYPCVDTSQKALKIGGGQTSSAEEPLWGGLKVILSINRFERKKNIELAIRAYHGLGKQHRRGTRLVIAGKCGYDNRVQENVQYHRELDSLATNLGLETATSKTVVSALSIPASINVLFLLSVPSAFKQTLLSSSTLLLYTPSHEHFGIVPVEAMHAGLPLLAVNTGGPLETILDGKTGWLRDASSVEEWSRVIKQVLWDMNSEQLEEMGKMGQERVEKNFSLCAMGDRLEEEIDGMVSSARPPFLRVHQVILWVAIAGLAVSFLIRIGLGFCVER; from the exons ATGCCGTCCGAACGCGCCTCATCCTCAAGATCCGCGAAGTCCCATCGCAAGAAAAATATCATCTTCATTCATCCAGATCTTGGAATTGGCGGTGCCGAACGGCTCATTCTCGATGCCGCCCTAGCGCTCCAGTCGCGTGGCCACCGCGTAACGATATACACCTCTCACCGGGACCCAATGCATTGCTTTGAAGAGGCCCGAGATGGAACGCTGGATGTTAGGGTTGGAGGGAACACGGTGTTTCCAGCACATGTTGGAGGCAGACTGCATGTACTGATGGCGGTGTTGAGGCAGCTACATTTGGTGATGGGATTAGTACTAGaaaggaggaggaagagggaaGTGGGTGGTGCGGGTAGAACAAATGGCGACCAGATGATTGCTGAAGAAGACGACGCGGAGGATGATGTGTTTGTCGTCGACCAGGTTCCCGCTTGCGTTCCGCTGTTAAGACTTTTCGGGTCGGAAGTGTTACGTGGCTCGAGACGGCGAGGACGAGATCGGATATTGTTTTATTGTCACTTCCCAGATCAGCTGCTCGCGAGGAGAGATGAAGGGGGTCGGGTGATTAGGCTTGTTAAAGGCTTATATCGATGGCCGTTCGACTGGTTCGAGGGTTGGGCGATGAGTGCGGCGGACAAAGTGGTCGCGAATTCGAGGTTTACATCTCAGGTGGTTAGAGAAGTCTTCGGCGAGAGACTGAGGGCTGTGAAGGTGTTGTATCCTTGCGTTGACACGTCACAAAAGGCGCTCAAGATCGGCGGTGGGCAGACATCGTCCGCGGAAGAGCCACTTTGGGGAGGATTGAAGGTTATACTCAGCATCAATCGGTttgagagaaagaagaatattGAATTGGCTATAAGAGCGTATCACGGCCTTGGAAAACAGCACAGGAGAGGAACAAGATTGGTTATTGCTGGCAAGT GTGGATACGACAACCGGGTTCAAGAAAATGTCCAATACCACAGGGAACTCGACTCCCTAGCGACCAATCTCGGCCTGGAGACTGCTACGTCGAAAACGGTTGTATCAGCGCTCTCCATTCCGGCATCCATAAAtgtccttttccttctctccgTTCCGTCAGCGTTCAAGCAAACTCTACTTTCGTCCTCGACGCTGCTACTCTATACACCTTCACATGAACATTTTGGAATCGTTCCAGTCGAAGCTATGCATGCTGGACTCCCGCTACTGGCTGTGAACACGGGTGGGCCACTGGAAACCATTCTGGACGGTAAAACTGGATGGTTGCGGGATGCAAGTTCTGTCGAAGAGTGGTCCAGAGTAATTAAACAGGTCCTGTGGGACATGAATTCGGAACAACttgaagaaatgggaaaAATGGGCCAGGAACGAGTGGAGAAGAACTTTTCTCTCTGTGCAATGGGAGATCGtttggaagaagagattgaTGGAATGGTCAGCTCAGCGAGACCCCCGTTTCTGAGAGTACACCAGGTTATACTCTGGGTTGCCATAGCCGGTCTGGCTGTTTCCTTTCTCATTAGGATAGGGCTTGGTTTCTGTGTCGAAAGGTGA
- the MCH1 gene encoding Putative monocarboxylate transporter mch1 (EggNog:ENOG410PHCI~COG:U~TransMembrane:10 (i72-94o114-134i141-161o173-200i212-231o251-273i456-473o493-513i520-541o561-581i)~BUSCO:7521at33183) codes for MGHANGGGGRNGGAHIDKRDFDANRRLLGGEDVENGRAAGQLGRCSNESDGLFCDVVTEIVRRDRELMRRELVRMGSFVWGVLTASCAGSITGFSVYGPLLLSRLHYTQFRVNAVAVAAELAMYLPVPIFGYLCDRYSPGSVAILSAFFFGPGYLLAALTYKSGPPPDAGGSGWPYFIMILGFLGVGAGTASMYLAAVTTCAKNFARSKHKGFMLAMPIAAFGLSGMWQSQIGRHLLYEHGPNGEKGDVDVFKYFLFLAIMLFSVGVIGLFALRLVDEDKLIDEAVEELERSGYLDESPFFHSREEVEASYGTFGPDHSGSSRARDDGDSVTSSREEEKKKTWLLNQETKIFLRDKTMWCLAAGFFLASGPGEAYINNVGTVINTLSPPSYPPNLPPPAGYPSTHVTIIALTSTAARLLTGSLSDMFAPIPHSHLQVPHEPSDLATPEVRLTLSRLIFLIPSAILLSFGYLYLSTPLALNYPSTFPVTTSLVGLGYGAAFSLVPIIISVVWGVENFGTNWGIVAMVPALGATVWGVVYSAGYEAAISPGESECRGWSCYGYWALGCTASAWVAAIFWGIAWRGWRKRGVIV; via the exons ATGGGCCACGCAAACGGGGGTGGCGGGCGTAATGGTGGAGCGCACATTGACAAACGGGATTTCGACGCTAACCGCCGTTTGCTCGGCGGTGAGGACGTGGAAAACGGAAGGGCCGCTGGCCAACTGGGCCGATGTTCCAACGAATCGGATGGCTTGTTCTGTGACGTTGTGACCGAGATTGTAAGAAGGGATCGTGAGTTGATGAGGAGGGAGTTAGTGAGAATGGGAAGCTTCGTCTGGGGCGTCTTAACAGC TTCCTGCGCCGGAAGCATCACCGGGTTTTCGGTCTATGGACCGCTCCTCCTTTCTCGTCTTCACTATACACAGTTCCGCGTTAATGCCGTCGCTGTGGCCGCAGAGCTGGCGATGTACCTCCCAGTCCCAATCTTTGGCTACCTCTGTGATAGATACTCGCCTGGGTCGGTTGCAATATTATCAGCGTTCTTTTTCGGCCCAGGATACCTGCTGGCAGCGTTGACGTACAAATCTGGACCCCCACCAGACGCTGGCGGGTCAGGATGGCCATACTTCATTATGATCCTTGGATTCCTGGGTGTCGGTGCGGGGACTGCCTCGATGTACTTGGCTGCCGTGACCACCTGTGCGAAGAACTTCGCGCGGAGCAAGCATAAGGGATTTATGCTAGCGATGCCCATTGCGGCGTTTGGGCTAAGCGGAATGTGGCAGAGCCAAATCGGAAGGCACCTTCTCTATGAACACGGCCCGAACGGTGAAAAGGGAGACGTGGATGTGTTCAAatactttttatttttagcCATTATGCTCttcagcgttggggtcaTAGGATTGTTCGCTCTGCGACTTGTTGATGAGGACAAGCTGATCGATGAAGCTGTGGAGGAGCTTGAGCGAAGTGGATACCTTGATGAGAGCCCCTTTTTCCATTCGAGAGAGGAAGTCGAAGCTTCATATGGGACATTTGGGCCAGACCACAGTGGAAGTTCAAGAGCCAGAGACGATGGTGATTCAGTCACCTCGTCAcgggaagaagaaaagaaaaaaacttGGCTTCTTAATCAGGAAACGAAGATCTTTTTGAGGGACAAGACAATGTGGTGTCTTGCTGCAGGCTTCTTCCTCGCGTCCGGTCCAGGAGAAGCATATATCAATAAC GTCGGAACAGTTATCAACACGCTAAGTCCTCCCTCATACCCCCCAAACCTACCTCCACCGGCCGGCTACCCATCCACTCACGTAACCATCATCGCCCTTACCTCCACAGCTGCCCGCCTCTTGACTGGCTCACTTTCCGACATGTTCGCGCCCATTCCGCACTCACACCTACAAGTCCCGCATGAGCCTTCAGATTTAGCCACACCTGAAGTCCGTCTCACTCTATCACGCCTTATCTTCCTCATTCCTTCTGCCATCTTACTCTCCTTCGGCTATCTCTACCTATCTACCCCACTCGCACTTAACTACCCATCCACTTTCCCCGTTACCACATCCCTTGTTGGCTTAGGCTACGGCGCTGCCTTCTCTCTTGTACCCATTATCATCTCCGTTGTATGGGGCGTGGAGAATTTCGGCACGAATTGGGGAATTGTGGCTATGGTTCCGGCTCTGGGAGCCACGGTTTGGGGCGTGGTATATTCCGCTGGGTATGAGGCTGCGATTAGTCCTGGTGAGAGTGAGTGTCGTGGATGGAGTTGCTATGGATACTGGGCGTTGGGTTGTACAGCGAGCGCCTGGGTAGCGGCGATATTCTGGGGGATTGCGTGGAGAGGGTGGAGGAAGCGAGGCGTGATAGTATGA
- a CDS encoding uncharacterized protein (EggNog:ENOG410Q0XJ~COG:L~BUSCO:7431at33183), with the protein MVEIISLLSSPEICLQQPASRPSTSERRSFGRGKDILSDILDDSLFDIEEVTNPPKRQRLSPSLDISSISPQPRPNARAVLSSLLADDSPQVGESYQFEGNRSRRFKDWDDEISDPDIRLSSGGRARVSYRGRDPKGSTDVIIIDNDSEDLEGNGILPNCFDPAPPSASRLAYSDRTSSLLVRLHDRREDSAKAVMKSKASISLSDEDSGLPRVARTRVKRLADSSASDKTAKALVREAAKFRREKEKAEEKERKRNLKEEKEKAKKFAADIAQANKLKINKKESTPEMLVDMSQSFEDSSVGSQVGEYMRHLGVQIRFVSTKIPNIVSWRRKITAFYNDEVGHWEPCPLKIRREEHVLCFLSAQEFVNLVVAPEVDQSVESHLRKLLRDYPGCKPIYLIEGLAAWMRKNQNVRNRAYQAAVRRQMVELGNSATESGPSNRRSKRAALPEPPIDDDAIEDALLQLQVQHNCLIYHAAAAAESAEWIKNFTEHISTIPYRRERLNVQDAVFCMDSGQVKSGVDVDDTYIRMLEEIQRVTAPVAYGVAVEYSSVRDLVNGMREHGPLRLQDAQKCANKSGALTEARIGPAVSKRLHKIFTSLDPASTDI; encoded by the exons ATGGTTGAGATTATTAGCTTACTTTCATCCCCGGAGATATGTCTACAGCAACCAGCATCAAGACCATCAACTAGCGAACGTAGGTCTTTTGGACGCGGCAAAGATATCCTCTCGGACATTTTGGATGATTCGCTGTTTGATATTGAAGAAGTTACAAATCCGCCAAAACGGCAGAGATTGAGCCCCTCTTTGGATATTTCATCGATATCGCCCCAGCCCCGTCCAAATGCGAGAGCTGTGCTGTCCTCCTTGCTTGCGGATGATTCCCCCCAGGTTGGGGAGAGCTATCAATTTGAGGGAAACCGATCCCGCCGTTTCAAGGACTGGGATGACGAGATCTCCGATCCTGACATACGGCTCTCATCTGGGGGTAGAGCTCGTGTTTCTTACCGTGGACGAGATCCAAAGGGTTCTACGGATGTGATTATCATCGATAATGATTCGGAGGACCTGGAAGGCAATGGAATATTACCAAACTGCTTTGACCCCGCTCCTCCTTCTGCTTCTCGGCTGGCGTACTCTGATCGTACCTCCAGTCTTTTAGTCAGGCTACATGATCGACGAGAGGACAGTGCGAAAGCGGTTATGAAG tctaaagctagcatatcttTGTCCGATGAGGATTCAGGCCTTCCAAGAGTGGCTCGAACTAGAGTAAAACGACTCGCGGACAGTTCTGCTTCCGACAAGACAGCTAAAGCTCTTGTAAGAGAAGCGGCTAAATTCCGGcgtgaaaaagaaaaggcagaagaaaaagagcgTAAGCGTAAtttaaaagaagaaaaggagaaagcaAAAAAGTTCGCCGCGGACATTGCACAAGCGAACAAATTAAAAATCAATAAGAAGGAGAGCACTCCGGAGATGTTAGTTGATATGTCTCAATCTTTTGAGGATTCTAGTGTGGGAAGCCAAGTTGGTGAATATATGCGCCATCTTGGGGTGCAGATAAGATTTGTTTCCACGAAAATACCGAATATCGTATCCTGGCGACGCAAGATCACTGCTTTTTACAACGATGAAGTAGGCCATTGGGAGCCATGTCCATTGAAAATCCGGAGAGAAGAGCATGTTTTGTGCTTCTTGAGTGCGCAGGAATTTGTGAACCTAGTGGTCGCTCCTGAGGTAGATCAGAGCGTCGAGTCCCACCTGCGGAAACTTTTGCGAGATTATCCTGGCTGCAAACCAATCTACCTCATTGAGGGGCTGGCTGCATGGATGCGGAAAAATCAAAATGTTCGAAACAGAGCATATCAGGCTGCCGTTCGGCGACAGATGGTTGAGCTCGGCAACTCCGCCACTGAATCGGGTCCTTCAAATAGAAGGTCAAAAAGGGCCGCGCTACCGGAACCCCCCATTGACGACGATGCTATTGAAGACGCGTTGCTTCAACTTCAAGTTCAGCATAACTGCCTAATCTATCacgctgctgctgcagcggAGTCTGCCGAGTGGATCAAGAATTTCACGGAACACATATCTACAATTCCGTACCGACGAGAGCGACTCAACGTGCAAGATGCTGTGTTTTGCATGGATTCTGGACAGGTGAAATCCGGAGTGGATGTGGATGATACATATATCAGGATGTTGGAGGAGATCCAACGAGTAACAGCACCGGTAGCGTATGGCGTCGCGGTGGAATATAGCAGTGTGAGAGACCTAGTAAATGGAATGAGAGAGCACGGACCGTTGAGGCTCCAAGATGCACAG AAATGCGCAAATAAATCCGGGGCGTTGACCGAGGCGCGAATTGGCCCCGCAGTGAGCAAGCGCCTCCATAAAATATTCACAAGTTTGGATCCCGCTTCGACCGATATCTAA
- a CDS encoding uncharacterized protein (EggNog:ENOG410Q5AH~COG:S), with protein MEVEECVEQFNEGKECPRSAQRPVSETQNTVLYTVLTTEEVDSSIREFSYIWSPGGFDIGEPDTNRLGGGDGSCHIAIFKIDTENPDTQQKKPEEYEHSVAVDIQNDHHLPTLPATCYSGNQEESSLDCSKSHRRDSSSVYTPIRRCPTATEPSADNRSISCGSHKFDGFTKGPPTQDDRSANYSDCLQGGQTYCNNRYRFAKADSVSLPAHDRRPHCQEDISYWQDASRGIQSSDLPRFQVDLPLPRSRSVGRRLISRMKFWNASKEDSASSKPRSYMSNSKRSITASIASSWSRKAKGYLKKASSRDTYLASRRAKSSQPSIRTVSPKSIFSRVQKSSASNYSDFMTELNSRTRVAVSTPPPETSLSTCSKELPTLDLEIQMPLGEPRPFQCTFCLMQWENKEEWAYHEAAFHMRPYGNLYSQDEGVVTHDDVMFSMSDVVSTFSGYDNQEPSHDAEAAAEKCISFGYHLYSDNPQALEGAKRVDSWNWLEKRSNWFWNCGFCELILRTWAERQEHVAEHFEQGTTMISWNPLRSPYPISKFTMTPVEGFPPWDLSPLHCLQQPGFQDEIYRASQCPPELKCQTCEKHFPDTNASIQHTKLWHNTPESWICPGPEHASNPGVFFDTEIYTEDASDLASLNLDENPSIQADQTSVNAKKVYTYDYCLCCGEIFSESPADWSARKQHLRDVHCICETDDIGYDHKHNNGEPFYREELFSLHLANCHNVRLEYLTEFTEICRKKAQPPVLMVQSGHLKA; from the exons ATGGAGGTTGAGGAGTGCGTTGAGCAGTTCAACGAGGGGAAAGAGTGCCCTCGATCCGCGCAACGGCCTGTCTCCGAAACGCAAAACACAGTACTCTACACTGTGCTGACCACAGAAGAAGTCGACTCCTCCATACGAGAGTTTTCGTATATCTGGTCTCCGGGAGGCTTCGATATCGGAGAACCTGATACCAATCGGCTCGGTGGCGGAGATGGGTCGTGCCATATCGCAATTTTTAAAATCGACACAGAGAACCCAGATACCCAGCAAAAGAAGCCCGAAGAATAT GAACACTCTGTGGCAGTGGATATACAAAACGACCATCACCTGCCAACCCTCCCTGCGACCTGTTACTCTGGGAATCAGGAAGAGTCATCTTTGGATTGCTCGAAAAGTCATCGACGAGATAGCTCCAGTGTT TACACCCCTATCCGCCGGTGTCCGACGGCTACTGAACCGAGTGCTGATAATCGCTCGATATCATGTGGAAGTCACAAATTCGATGGATTCACCAAAGGGCCCCCTACACAGGATGATAGAAGCGCAAA CTACTCGGACTGCCTTCAAGGTGGACAGACCTATTGCAACAATCGATACAGGTTTGCTAAAGCAGACTCCGTGTCGCTGCCTGCTCATGACAGAAGGCCACACTGTCAAGAAGATATCTCCTACTGGCAGGATGCATCGAGAGGCATACAATCGTCGGATCTTCCGCGATTTCAAGTGGACCTACCATTACCCCGATCACGCTCTGTAGGGCGTCGGCTTATCTCTAGAATGAAGTTCTGGAACGCTTCTAAAGAGGATAGCGCGAGCTCGAAACCACGAAGCTATATGTCAAATTCCAAACGAAGCATCACTGCGTCCATTGCCAGTTCTTGGTCTAGAAAAGCGAAGGGATATTTGAAAAAAGCCTCGTCAAGGGACACATATCTGGCATCGAGAAGGGCGAAGAGCTCGCAACCCTCGATTCGAACGGTGTCTCCTAAGTCGATATTCTCACGAGTCCAAAAATCATCTGCTTCGAACTACTCGGATTTCATGACCGAGTTGAACTCTAGAACAAGAGTCGCGGTATCCACGCCCCCTCCAGAAACATCCCTATCCACTTGCTCTAAAGAACTTCCAACTTTGGATTTGGAGATCCAGATGCCACTAGGCGAACCCCGTCCGTTCCAATGCACTTTTTGCTTGATGCAATGGGAGAATAAGGAAGAATGGGCGTACCATGAGGCTGCTTTCCACATGAGGCCTTATGGAAACCTCTATTCCCAGGACGAAGGCGTCGTTACGCACGATGATGTGATGTTTTCAATGTCTGACGTCGTCTCCACGTTTAGCGGGTATGACAATCAAGAACCTTCCCACGACGCCGAAGCAGCTGCAGAGAAATGTATTAGCTTTGGGtatcatctttattcagacaACCCCCAGGCACTTGAAGGAGCCAAAAGGGTAGATTCTTGGAACTGGCTCGAGAAAAGAAGCAACTGGTTTTGGAATTGCGGGTTCTGTGAGCTTATTCTACGAACTTGGGCCGAGCGACAAGAACATGTTGCTGAGCACTTTGAGCAAGGCACGACAATGATCTCCTGGAATCCACTTCGGTCTCCGTATCCGATTTCAAAGTTCACCATGACACCCGTTGAAGGCTTTCCACCTTGGGACCTCTCCCCACTACACTGTCTCCAACAGCCTGGTTTCCAAGATGAAATCTATCG TGCCAGCCAATGTCCGCCCGAACTCAAATGTCAAACCTGCGAAAAACATTTCCCCGACACGAACGCCTCCATCCAACACACCAAGCTCTGGCACAACACCCCAGAAAGCTGGATCTGCCCCGGTCCTGAGCACGCCAGCAACCCAGGGGTATTCTTCGACACCGAAATATATACTGAAGACGCATCAGACCTCGCGTCTCTCAATCTCGATGAGAATCCTAGCATCCAAGCCGACCAGACCTCCGTCAACGCAAAAAAGGTCTATACATACGACTACTGCCTGTGCTGCGGAGAGATATTTTCTGAGTCCCCAGCAGACTGGAGCGCACGCAAGCAACATCTCCGAGACGTGCACTGCATATGCGAGACGGACGATATTGGCTACGATCACAAGCACAATAACGGTGAACCATTCTATCGCGAAGAGCTATTCTCGTTGCACTTGGCGAACTGCCACAACGTGAGGTTGGAGTATTTGACGGAGTTTACGGAAATCTGTCGCAAAAAAGCCCAACCACCGGTGTTGATGGTTCAGTCGGGACATTTGAAGGCGTGA